CTCATAGTCTCCTTGAAAGTATTAGATGCCTTTGCCTCGTAGTGTGACATTTACAAAAGCTTGACTATATCTGATTcacttataaacaaataattaaaatcatctcagagcaacataataattattaaaatcatgtgCAAAGCGGTTCTGTACTACCTACGTACCTTTTCAGAATTTAATGACCTTTGGTAAAAATCTTACGTAACTACTTATGAGACAAAATTATTTTGCGATTGATTGCACTTGTTATTCGACTTATCGTATTTAAGtatcgtatttttaaaaaagctacataaaaacattttaaagaatttcatataaagtttttatttttacaattgtttttagCTTAGGTGTGGTAAAATTATCATGAAAGACAAGCTAAGCGAGGTTTTAATTCACAATCCGGTGCGCATACTCTCATAATCAAAcgggaaagagttcagacgcagaGCCAACGGATTTACGTGCTTTTGGCTTGGTAAATACTGCCAACTTCTTACGATACGTGgccagccactagaccaacatACAAACATCATTAACCATGAAGTTACAAAGTGAGGCAAAAAGTATCTCATAGTAGATCATACTtacgtatatttattagatGCTTGAAATATGCTCTTGGGGCAGAGTCTATAATATGGCCAACATTCCCCTCCAGACTCTCCCGCACGCTGAGCTTCAACATATTCCGCCAACATGCTCGAGTACGGAGATTTGCTtggactaaaaaaaaataataataataagtttataatgtaaaattgattaatatattagattCCAGTgggttataacatttttataaaactgctTATCTACTACTAATTCAATTTTTCTTTAACAGACGTACAAAtcggccacctgacggtaagtgttTCTTAGACCTTCGAAACGTCCCAAAAACCGATAAGATTTCATGTCCCCTGTGTTCTTATTACACTTACGAAAACTTTCTATTTTCTGCCTGTTATGTcaaatttaacaaacataattgTCTATGAACTTAGCTTATTATTTATGACAAGGTAATTTATATTCGGAATTATGCCAGAAGGTTACATATGTAATATGTGAGTGTGATACATTACCTTCTAAAATTAAACTGATCAAACAAATTGTTCAATGAATGACTTGTAAATGACGTCGTGACTTACTTAAAGAATAGTTTCATTACTTCGCCGATGAAACCAAAGTTTGTGAGTGGATGGGCATTTATTTCGCATATCGCTCTCAAAAGGCATTCTTTTCCATCTAGACCGAAGTTAGCAATAAGATCCTCTGCAATTCCGTACATCAGGGCCCTgtgaataagaaaaataaacatcacaATATACCTATACCTTATACTAAACTCTTACATTTATCTTGTGGTGTGTATTTACCTACATACGTAAAAAATCGTCCAGTCGGAGTTGGTCGGAAGGAATTGTTTgtcgttaaataattaaaaatgtttctctGTGACACTTTCCGaactttacttttatgtatttataaaattataaatatttataatgtatttacattacataatttatgtattaacataattattcatttaaattttaatggaattataCTCGTCAgctcttattaaattatacctaACTGGTATACCGTATTAATGGTAAACCGTTGTAGCTTACTACAGCTCAAGTTAatactacataataaaaaactttaaattattctagAAAATACAAATAGCCGTAATACGATGTAAGAATGCTATTCATTCATAACACGTACTCATTACTATTTAGTgaccaaataaatattacgcaaCAACCTTTCCGAAGGACGTGGAAGAAATATCGAACGGTTTTCCCCTACGTCCTCAGCACCATGTTGTGTATCGAATTCGTGATATCTTTATTGCTTAGTGAAagtgagaaatatttttatagtcacATTATCGTATGTGCTATGTCATGTGTGAGGTCttatgcttttttaattttcatatcctTTTTTGTTGTAGTGTTGTTCGTTATAttgattgaaattgaaattattcaatGACAAGCGTGTCATTGACGTAGAAGAATGCaacgaaattgtttttttttttattcatgtaccTAGACAAATGGTCTCCTTGGTATGTGATCGTTCTGCCTAAAGACATTGAGACTGTAAAAAGTATAAACCGTACATTAATGGCGTCTATAATGATATATCACTGTGTGTCTCTAACAACATAGCGCATACACCATTCAAATTCAAATCGTTTATCAAGAATAACTGATAAAATTCGATCGCACATATCCAGACATCGAAAGCTTAATCACTTatctttgtattaaattttatgttttactgTCATGTTTTGCgctattttgtaaatatgtaaataattcttataatatttttgtaacgatATAAATTTCTCTTTCAGAAGTCTATTTTACAAGTTCATTAGTGTCAACTTTACACTACAATACATTTGAGTCTCAAAATAACATGTCTATAGAATAATATGTTAGTACCTTTCGCCTCCGTGAAACCTATCAAGCACGAGTCTCTCTGCCTCCGGCGGTATCGCTTCTCGGGTAGACCGTTTACCTCTCCTCGTATCCAGATATTGTCCCACGTAATTTGCCATCACGGACGCTGCAGCGTTACCCATGGATCGTGCGAAAATTGGCGGCAAATCTCCATATGGATTCTCGTTGTCGGTAAGACCAAGTTTGTCGAAGTCAACTGCGAAAATAAATTTgcttcttaatatttattttattctctatTAATCAAAGagctgcattttttttttctttgaatagatctatattttaaagaacatGATGGTTATGcaatataattctttaaaaaaatactgaattaatttacaaatcgGTGACAACGAATcgtttattattacaatcacGTTCAAACCAATTACTTgctacgtaaaaaaataatggacattatatatttttttgcaatatagTTGGCAACTCTTTGATCGTTGTTTTTGTAGTTTGGCAATACCATTCAAATACTAAGCACTGTTATTATTAGGTACGTCTAAGAGGTCATAGCATTCATAAAATATAGCTAGAGgtaatgattaaataatgtctagtaaatatagataaaatctaCCGCTAATATAATCTACTGTGCTAGctacattacaatatttttaactgagTTATACAAATACCTACAAACGAAATATTACCAACATATTCAAACTTaaacataattacttttttttatttgtatgaggACAAGGAACAAATAAATTCGGTCACAACTGTTTATAGACATTGTAAGAtctaaattagttattataaagttacataggtatatacagtgtatttttccttcaaaattatgagaatatattatattttttggtaaactTCTATAAGCACCATGGAGATCTCAAGACAcgtagattttataaaaaaaagtacaatacaatataatacaacaaaccttagatttacgtgtttcttgcgatttgctaataactcagctatattgctctactaagagtttatgattaatatatctttatttataacactattacacttaactacatatttccatttactttaatattacttccaaaattcccaTAACAGTattgtcgacgttcaaaacgcaatttttcgcaaatccatagtcaATGTCATAGATTGGTTGCGACCTTGATAAAAGCTCTCAATCaatttgttgtcaaatgttTGCTGTTTAGTAAGTTACCTACGGAACCTatgtttaaacaattatatataatgtaaattatatcattatctTTTCCTCAAATctgaaattctaaatttaaaataaataaaatgattttattgaatgttatactaaaaacttttttggaTGTTTCTACCAATATGTTAtgcatttctttataattaatgacataattatatcaaactACATGATTTAACTATTGTTAATACAAGTTTTTTCTACTTCCAACATAACTACTgctcaatttttaatttaaaatactgacTTTTGCACTGCAGCTCATACATTATGGTACCTGTAAAATCGTTACACCATTTACGCtgtcattttaaatgtaaacacaATTAAAAGGAAGATTGTGTCATAAAAGGCgattaaacataaaaactaaaaataatttcattaaaaagtataaGTTGAAGTGTTGCTAGTATTAAAATCGTACACTTTGCCTAATAGAATATAAACATAGTTACAtgttaaaaaggtttttttttgtgcatGAAAGCCATATTCTATGTCCATAATATAGGaacgaattataaaatacacaacgtATTCTCTAATCTCTTACATCATTTAAAAACGTCagtaatttttatgaataaaacattttagatatatgtatatcgatTTTTGCACACtacaaaagataattaattataaatgaaactaagtgatttttgttacatattgaatatatgttgtaatgtttttttacatatatttgaatttaccGATATTCGTGACATTCGCTTAGAGTAACCTTTGTCCTaaactttaaagtatttattgtactTACTTGAGAATGGAAAACTGACTGTCATATTAGAAAGGAATCCTTTTGGAGGATGCCTAACGAATGGCATTGATATAGAGGGTGTTATGGCCATCGTGGTCCCTGGTGGTAGTGCCAGTCGTCCATCATTGGTTATCCAAAGTATCCTTTTCTGTCGAGAGTGTGGAATGTTTTCTTTGGCGAGCTTATCCTGGCTTTCCAGTGACGCCATTGGCAAGAGCGCAGCAAGTGCTATACTAATCAATACGCGAGGAATTCTCTCCATTGCCAaactgtcaaataaaaaatgaattaatcaaAGCGCatcaattacataaaaaggaaaatgtaccaattaaaatatttagaatttgcACGGCCTTACTTATAAACTTTGTTGAGTAGACGTTTAGTTAAAGAACAATTTTGTCTCTTtttgtcatcattgatttgttgtacgaaagaagaagacaatattaattataatatatccgtAAGTGCctaaaacttttattgtttCGAAAAATCTATAAAACGTTGTGActcattaaaagataaattaaattgaattttattataaaaactgatTTATGTCATAAATCATTACTtgtaactttattatctttgacTTTAGGAATGTCAATCACAATAATCGAATATTCtattttgacttttataaaatacttgacttacaa
The window above is part of the Vanessa tameamea isolate UH-Manoa-2023 chromosome 18, ilVanTame1 primary haplotype, whole genome shotgun sequence genome. Proteins encoded here:
- the LOC113398387 gene encoding uncharacterized protein LOC113398387, which gives rise to MERIPRVLISIALAALLPMASLESQDKLAKENIPHSRQKRILWITNDGRLALPPGTTMAITPSISMPFVRHPPKGFLSNMTVSFPFSIDFDKLGLTDNENPYGDLPPIFARSMGNAAASVMANYVGQYLDTRRGKRSTREAIPPEAERLVLDRFHGGERALMYGIAEDLIANFGLDGKECLLRAICEINAHPLTNFGFIGEVMKLFFNPSKSPYSSMLAEYVEAQRAGESGGECWPYYRLCPKSIFQASNKYTKDAETLHRRQEQESIDNNEMELKAM